In Pseudobacter ginsenosidimutans, the following are encoded in one genomic region:
- the ggt gene encoding gamma-glutamyltransferase, which translates to MRAPFLSLLTLVLLLSACTGNRKLSNTGINAYQYAVQKNIQCRNGAVVSAHPLASEAGLSILRKGGNAIDAAIATQLALAVVYPGAGNIGGGGFLVGYLASGKTLAIDYREKAPGAAHRDMYLDANGNANTNLSQDGHLAAGVPGTVAGLFTSAKYGKLPFKDLIQPAIDLAEKGFLITAGEANGLNHSRESFVKLNTISPAFVKDQPWKEGDTLIQTDLANTLKRIRDNGQKGFYEGETAKLIVEEMQRGKGIISYDDLKDYEAKEREIVSFPYKGYTILTMPLPSSGGILLPQMMKMIEDRNVKAMGFQTAASVQLMTEIERRSYADRAKFLGDADFYKVPIQTLTSDAYAKQRMQDYDPNKAGTSTAIQAGQIPESEETTHLSVYDKEGNAVAVTTTLNGSYGSKTVVGRAGFLLNNEMDDFSVKPGVPNMYGAVGADANAILPGKRMLSSMTPTIVLKDQKPYIIAGTPGGTTITTSVFQTLINLLEFDMSVSDAVNRPKFHHQWLPDEIFVERNFPVAVREELQKMGYKIRERGQIGRTEVIRIQADGAIEAVGDHRGDDHAAGF; encoded by the coding sequence ATGAGAGCTCCATTTCTATCCCTCCTGACCCTCGTATTATTGCTGTCTGCCTGTACGGGCAACCGCAAACTGAGCAATACAGGAATCAATGCTTATCAGTATGCCGTACAAAAGAACATTCAATGCCGGAATGGCGCTGTAGTGAGTGCGCACCCGCTGGCGAGTGAAGCAGGCCTATCCATTCTGCGTAAGGGTGGCAATGCCATCGATGCAGCCATTGCCACTCAACTGGCGCTGGCAGTAGTGTATCCCGGGGCCGGCAATATCGGAGGCGGCGGTTTCCTGGTAGGCTATCTCGCGAGTGGAAAAACACTGGCTATCGATTACAGGGAGAAAGCGCCCGGCGCTGCGCACCGCGACATGTACCTGGATGCCAATGGCAATGCCAATACCAATCTCAGCCAGGATGGCCATCTGGCCGCCGGCGTTCCCGGCACTGTAGCCGGACTTTTCACTTCCGCCAAATATGGCAAACTGCCTTTCAAAGACCTGATACAACCTGCGATCGATCTGGCCGAAAAAGGATTCCTGATCACAGCAGGAGAAGCAAACGGACTGAATCATTCCAGAGAATCCTTCGTCAAACTGAATACCATTTCACCGGCATTTGTGAAAGACCAGCCCTGGAAAGAAGGTGATACACTTATCCAGACCGATCTCGCCAATACACTGAAGCGCATCCGCGATAACGGACAGAAAGGTTTCTATGAAGGAGAGACTGCAAAGCTGATCGTGGAAGAGATGCAGCGCGGTAAAGGCATCATCAGCTATGATGATCTTAAGGATTATGAAGCGAAAGAAAGGGAGATCGTGAGCTTTCCTTACAAAGGATACACTATTCTCACCATGCCGTTGCCATCCAGCGGAGGCATCCTGCTGCCTCAGATGATGAAGATGATCGAAGACAGGAATGTAAAAGCGATGGGCTTCCAGACTGCCGCTTCCGTTCAGCTCATGACCGAGATCGAGCGCCGGTCTTATGCAGACCGCGCCAAATTCCTGGGTGATGCAGACTTCTACAAAGTGCCCATTCAAACACTCACCAGTGATGCCTATGCGAAGCAGCGCATGCAGGATTACGATCCCAACAAAGCCGGCACCAGCACTGCCATCCAGGCCGGACAGATCCCTGAAAGCGAAGAGACAACACACCTCAGCGTATACGATAAGGAAGGCAATGCCGTAGCTGTAACCACCACGCTCAACGGAAGTTATGGCAGCAAGACCGTAGTGGGCCGCGCCGGATTCTTACTCAACAACGAAATGGATGATTTCAGTGTGAAGCCCGGCGTTCCGAATATGTACGGAGCTGTTGGTGCAGACGCCAATGCCATCCTGCCCGGCAAACGCATGCTGAGCTCCATGACGCCCACCATCGTATTGAAAGATCAGAAACCTTATATCATTGCCGGCACACCCGGCGGCACCACCATCACCACTTCTGTTTTCCAGACATTGATCAACCTGCTGGAATTCGATATGAGCGTAAGCGATGCCGTCAACAGGCCCAAGTTCCATCACCAGTGGTTGCCCGACGAGATTTTCGTGGAGCGTAATTTCCCTGTTGCAGTGCGTGAGGAATTACAAAAGATGGGCTACAAGATCCGCGAACGCGGGCAGATCGGAAGGACTGAAGTGATCCGCATCCAGGCTGATGGCGCTATCGAAGCGGTGGGCGATCATCGCGGAGATGATCATGCAGCCGGTTTCTAA
- a CDS encoding M14 metallopeptidase family protein, with amino-acid sequence MKKIYFTWLLMLTSIMLTAQVKSPEQFLGYATGSRYTPHFNVVNYCKYLATAAPDMVKVEQYGLTNEGRPLLLVFVASRENSARLEQVRANNLRLAGTSGDKAAPDENAPVIVWLSYNVHGNETSSSEAAMLTLFELVNPSNTKTKDFLKNTVVVVDPCVNPDGRDRYVNWFNSVVGKQANPVPFTREHIEPWPGGRPNHYYFDLNRDWAWQTQVESRQRMAVYNKWLPQVHVDFHEQGFNEPYYFAPAAEPFHEVITPWQREFQTLIGRNNARYFDQNGWLFFTKERFDLFYPSYGDTYPIYKGAIGMTYEQGGHSRGGAAVINEDGDTLTLWDRLHHHYTTGMSTIEASADHASRLVQEFKKYYDKARSNPPGEFKAWLLKADESDRLKRLRELLERNNIEYSFVSGGSFTGLNYFSNKNETTKAENGDVVVNMNQSNSNLIKVLFERTSKLSDSATYDITAWSLPFVYGINTYGLNAYVTSGSKTEPNVRFAKPLTTPPVAYAIKWSGVSSVRFLAELLKRKVKVRYAEQPFVAAGEHFEKGTLIVTRTSNNIPDSKLTEIIDEASRKADQIYYPVGSGFVEKGFDLGSDRVRMLKAPRVVLLAGDGISSLGMGEIWHYFDEVIGYPLNVVWVNNLNKDVLKETDVLIMPDGGYSSFGKPTHDMLKEWVSSGGRLVALESAVAALARNEWGIKLKDGEKKEDEKKDDKKDDYALLRKYENRERDYLPNFNPGSIFKVEMDNSHPLAFGYDSTYFTLKQDDNIYDFFKEGLGWNVGVIKKSAQVSGFVGFKLRDRLKDGLLFGVQDQGGGAVIYLADNPVFRSFWENGKLLLANAVFMVGQ; translated from the coding sequence ATGAAGAAGATCTACTTTACCTGGCTGTTGATGCTGACCAGCATTATGCTGACTGCACAGGTCAAATCCCCTGAACAGTTCCTGGGCTACGCAACAGGAAGCCGTTATACCCCTCATTTCAATGTGGTGAACTATTGTAAGTATCTGGCCACTGCCGCACCAGATATGGTGAAAGTGGAACAGTATGGCCTTACCAATGAAGGCAGGCCGCTCTTGCTGGTATTTGTGGCATCACGCGAGAACAGCGCCAGACTGGAACAGGTCCGGGCCAATAATCTCCGCCTGGCAGGAACTTCCGGAGATAAAGCAGCCCCTGATGAAAATGCTCCCGTGATCGTTTGGCTCAGCTATAATGTGCATGGCAATGAAACCTCCTCTTCAGAAGCGGCCATGCTCACCCTCTTTGAACTGGTGAATCCTTCCAATACCAAAACAAAAGACTTCCTCAAAAATACTGTAGTAGTGGTTGACCCATGCGTTAATCCGGATGGCCGTGACCGTTATGTGAACTGGTTCAACAGCGTGGTTGGCAAACAGGCCAATCCTGTTCCCTTCACCCGGGAACATATCGAACCCTGGCCGGGCGGAAGACCCAATCATTATTATTTCGACCTGAACCGCGACTGGGCCTGGCAAACACAGGTGGAATCCCGTCAGCGCATGGCTGTTTACAACAAATGGCTGCCACAGGTGCATGTGGATTTTCACGAGCAGGGATTTAATGAACCCTATTATTTTGCACCTGCCGCCGAGCCTTTCCATGAGGTGATCACGCCCTGGCAGCGCGAGTTCCAGACACTGATCGGCCGCAACAATGCGCGCTACTTCGATCAGAACGGCTGGCTCTTCTTCACCAAAGAACGTTTCGATCTTTTCTATCCCAGCTACGGCGATACCTATCCCATCTATAAAGGCGCTATCGGCATGACCTATGAACAGGGCGGCCATAGCCGCGGCGGTGCCGCCGTGATCAATGAGGATGGCGATACACTCACGCTCTGGGACAGGCTGCATCATCATTACACCACCGGTATGAGCACCATCGAAGCCAGCGCAGATCATGCTTCCAGGCTGGTGCAGGAATTCAAGAAGTATTACGACAAAGCACGCAGCAATCCTCCCGGCGAATTCAAGGCCTGGCTGCTGAAAGCAGATGAGAGTGATCGCCTGAAACGACTCAGGGAATTGCTGGAAAGGAATAATATCGAATACTCCTTTGTTTCCGGTGGTTCATTCACCGGCCTGAATTATTTCTCCAATAAGAATGAAACAACAAAAGCAGAGAATGGCGATGTGGTTGTCAACATGAACCAGAGCAATTCCAATCTCATCAAGGTATTGTTCGAGAGAACATCCAAACTATCCGACTCTGCTACTTACGATATCACGGCCTGGAGCCTTCCTTTTGTTTATGGCATCAATACCTATGGGCTGAATGCCTATGTTACCAGCGGTTCAAAAACTGAACCCAATGTAAGGTTCGCCAAACCCCTCACCACGCCTCCGGTGGCTTATGCCATCAAATGGTCTGGTGTTAGCAGCGTACGCTTCCTGGCTGAATTGCTGAAACGCAAAGTGAAAGTGCGTTATGCCGAACAACCCTTTGTGGCGGCAGGGGAACATTTTGAAAAAGGAACATTGATCGTTACACGAACCAGCAACAATATCCCGGATAGCAAACTGACGGAGATCATCGATGAAGCATCCCGTAAAGCTGATCAGATCTATTATCCCGTTGGTTCAGGTTTTGTAGAGAAGGGATTCGATCTCGGGTCGGACCGTGTAAGAATGCTGAAAGCGCCGCGGGTGGTATTGCTCGCCGGTGATGGCATCTCATCTCTCGGCATGGGCGAGATCTGGCATTATTTCGACGAAGTGATCGGCTACCCGCTCAACGTGGTTTGGGTGAACAATCTCAACAAGGATGTGCTGAAAGAAACCGATGTGCTCATCATGCCAGATGGCGGCTACAGCAGTTTCGGCAAGCCCACGCATGATATGCTGAAAGAATGGGTGAGCAGCGGAGGAAGACTGGTGGCATTGGAAAGCGCTGTGGCCGCACTCGCCAGGAACGAATGGGGCATCAAATTGAAAGACGGAGAAAAGAAAGAAGACGAAAAGAAAGATGATAAAAAAGATGATTACGCATTACTCCGCAAATACGAGAACCGCGAGCGTGATTATCTTCCCAATTTCAATCCCGGTTCCATCTTCAAAGTAGAAATGGACAACTCGCACCCGCTCGCCTTTGGATACGACTCCACTTATTTTACCCTCAAACAGGATGATAATATTTATGATTTCTTTAAGGAAGGTCTCGGCTGGAATGTTGGCGTGATCAAAAAGAGTGCGCAGGTATCCGGCTTCGTTGGCTTCAAACTCAGGGACAGGCTGAAAGATGGCTTATTGTTCGGCGTGCAGGACCAGGGTGGCGGCGCAGTGATCTACCTGGCGGATAACCCTGTTTTCCGCAGTTTCTGGGAGAATGGAAAGCTCCTGCTTGCCAATGCTGTATTTATGGTGGGGCAATAA
- a CDS encoding PIG-L family deacetylase codes for MRECRPLQLILCLIILSQAFNAAAQTPASYSAADLQQQFKKLNVLGSVLYIAAHPDDENTRLLAYLAKERLYRTGYLSLTRGDGGQNLIGDEQGIELGLIRTQELLAARRVDGAEQFFSRAYDFGFSKSTEEALSMWDKEKVLADAVWVIRKFQPDVIITRFPPDSRAGHGHHSASAVIAQEAFKAAADPKRFPEQFAFGVKPWQAKRIFWNTFNFGGNNTTSNDQLKLDVGGYNPALGKSYGEISAESRSQHKSQGFGVPAARGVSTEFFSFTAGDPAREDIMDGVNANWDRLLANASEKDKGSISSINNFFNKAAQESWPVEHPEKMIKPLSVLYQDISNLTDSYWKTQKLQEVQELIARCAGLWLEATANTEFAVQGDSIKLNIVANNRIGKNIILNSIKVDMLDESVNKELQPNQNFTVNRPLYVFANKPVSQPYWLEKKMTTGSFVVNDQNLIGRPESLPAYTVTFNVTIDGLNLAYTRPVQYKFTDPVKGELYRPLTIVPPATVTTGPDIIVFRQQQKQNAELTVKVTANKDFNNYKATITNRIKNNSESKNDSAFNVGKGLSKNYGFTIGNANMKDVVQDNAQVFVDLKNGKAEQPAWLHLVSINYDHIPPIHYYYQDNAKILNLDLKTAGKKIGYIDGAGDKVAYALEQMGYEVSILKEKDLFPANLTQFDAIITGVRAYNVHDFLKTKYDVLMEYVKNGGNLIVQYNTNNNISSVKGGIGPYPFTVTRGRVTDETAKVNFLLPNHPVLNYPNKITDKDFEGWIQERGIYFAEQVDPAFQSPLSMADPNEADQKGSLIIADHGKGKFVYTGLVFFRELPAGVPGAYRLMANIIALNKTNNKK; via the coding sequence ATGAGAGAATGTAGACCCCTTCAGCTGATCCTTTGTTTGATTATTTTGTCGCAGGCATTCAATGCTGCTGCGCAAACACCTGCCTCTTATTCCGCTGCTGACCTTCAGCAGCAATTCAAAAAACTGAATGTGCTTGGCTCTGTATTGTATATCGCCGCTCACCCGGATGATGAGAATACAAGGCTGCTGGCTTATCTGGCCAAAGAAAGATTGTATCGTACGGGGTATCTCAGCCTCACACGCGGAGATGGCGGGCAAAACCTCATTGGCGATGAACAGGGCATCGAGCTCGGCCTGATCCGCACACAGGAACTGCTGGCGGCCAGAAGAGTGGATGGTGCTGAACAGTTTTTCAGTCGCGCTTACGATTTCGGTTTCAGCAAAAGCACCGAAGAAGCCCTCAGCATGTGGGATAAAGAGAAAGTACTGGCGGATGCCGTTTGGGTGATCCGCAAATTCCAGCCCGATGTGATCATCACACGCTTCCCGCCGGACAGCAGGGCAGGGCATGGCCATCACTCCGCATCGGCAGTGATTGCACAGGAAGCTTTCAAAGCTGCTGCTGATCCAAAAAGATTTCCCGAGCAGTTCGCATTCGGCGTAAAACCCTGGCAGGCCAAACGCATATTCTGGAATACATTCAATTTTGGCGGCAACAATACTACCAGTAATGATCAACTGAAACTGGATGTAGGCGGATATAATCCCGCTCTCGGCAAAAGTTATGGCGAGATCTCCGCTGAAAGCCGCAGCCAGCATAAAAGCCAGGGATTTGGTGTGCCGGCCGCAAGAGGCGTGAGCACAGAATTCTTTTCCTTCACCGCTGGCGACCCCGCCAGGGAAGATATCATGGATGGAGTGAACGCCAACTGGGACAGGCTGCTGGCCAATGCCAGTGAAAAAGACAAGGGATCGATCTCGTCCATCAATAATTTCTTCAACAAGGCAGCTCAGGAATCATGGCCTGTAGAGCATCCGGAAAAAATGATCAAACCATTGTCTGTATTGTACCAGGATATTTCCAATCTGACAGACAGTTACTGGAAAACACAAAAACTTCAGGAAGTACAGGAGCTCATTGCACGTTGCGCCGGCCTCTGGCTGGAAGCCACTGCCAATACAGAGTTTGCAGTACAGGGCGATTCAATAAAACTGAACATTGTAGCCAATAACAGGATTGGAAAGAATATCATCCTCAACAGCATCAAGGTAGACATGTTGGATGAATCCGTCAACAAGGAACTCCAGCCCAATCAAAACTTTACTGTTAACAGGCCGCTCTATGTTTTCGCCAACAAACCTGTTTCGCAACCTTACTGGCTGGAAAAGAAAATGACCACCGGCTCTTTTGTGGTGAACGATCAGAACCTGATCGGCAGACCGGAAAGCCTGCCTGCATACACTGTCACTTTCAATGTGACTATCGATGGACTGAACTTAGCTTATACAAGACCGGTACAATACAAATTCACAGACCCGGTGAAAGGTGAGCTGTATCGTCCGCTTACCATTGTTCCTCCTGCCACAGTTACCACCGGTCCGGATATCATCGTATTCAGACAGCAGCAGAAACAGAATGCGGAACTCACCGTGAAAGTGACCGCCAATAAGGATTTCAATAATTACAAAGCCACCATCACCAACCGCATCAAGAACAACAGCGAATCCAAAAACGATTCCGCTTTCAATGTTGGCAAGGGACTCAGCAAGAATTACGGATTCACTATCGGCAATGCCAATATGAAAGATGTGGTGCAGGACAATGCACAGGTATTCGTTGATCTGAAAAATGGAAAAGCGGAACAACCAGCCTGGCTGCACCTGGTGAGCATCAACTACGATCATATTCCCCCGATCCATTACTATTACCAGGACAATGCGAAGATCCTCAACCTGGATCTCAAAACTGCCGGTAAGAAGATCGGGTATATCGATGGCGCAGGAGATAAAGTGGCTTATGCACTGGAACAAATGGGCTATGAAGTAAGCATTCTGAAAGAAAAAGATCTCTTCCCCGCCAATCTAACACAGTTCGATGCCATCATCACCGGTGTTCGCGCCTACAATGTGCACGACTTCCTCAAAACAAAATACGATGTGCTGATGGAGTATGTGAAAAATGGCGGTAACCTCATCGTACAATACAATACCAATAATAATATCAGTTCAGTGAAAGGTGGCATCGGGCCTTATCCCTTCACTGTCACACGTGGACGCGTAACTGATGAAACAGCGAAAGTGAATTTCCTTTTGCCCAATCATCCTGTGCTGAATTATCCCAACAAGATCACCGATAAGGATTTTGAAGGATGGATCCAGGAGCGTGGCATTTATTTCGCGGAACAGGTTGATCCTGCATTCCAGAGCCCGCTTTCGATGGCTGATCCCAATGAGGCAGACCAGAAAGGAAGCCTGATCATTGCAGACCATGGTAAGGGGAAATTCGTGTATACGGGACTGGTATTCTTCCGGGAATTACCGGCAGGTGTGCCGGGCGCTTACCGTCTGATGGCCAATATCATCGCATTGAATAAAACGAACAATAAGAAATGA
- a CDS encoding sodium:solute symporter, with product MNFSGLDWTVLVTTLVCIILYGVYKGRSSKKNLEGYFLSDRQMPWWVVLLSIMGTQASAVTFLTAPGQAYSDGMRFVQYYFGLPIAMVIVAIAFVPVFRRLKIFTAYEYLEQRFDIKTRLLTSFLFMLSRGLSTGISILAPSLVLHSMLGWDITITNLVMGGVLMIYTASGGAKAVGYTQQLQFVIIYIAMFLAAWWAIKMLPEGVGLTDALHIGGKSGKLNVITTGVTEEGNFDWKDRFNIWSGIIGGLFLALSYFGTDQSQVGRYLTARTEGESKLGLLMNGLVKVPLQFFILLIGVLVFSFYQFYKAPAFFNLSLEEKVKKTEYAPEYNSAVAKYDVLQEEKKQTTIALTKALHNEDQQTIDALREKIQVQDKATHQFRKEIEGLVKKAVPGADSNDTNYVFVRFVGDFFPDGLVGLIIAIIFLAAWGSVAAALNSLASCTMVDFHKRLSKKELSPEKEYKWSRYYTLLWGIFCIIVAQFAYNLGNSLIEAVNILGSWFYGAILGIFLVAFYLKHVKGHAVFIAALLTEVIVISIYNMDLFSWLWLNVIGAALVVILSLILQAMMPVFRRRKPL from the coding sequence ATGAATTTTTCGGGGCTCGACTGGACGGTGTTGGTAACAACACTTGTCTGCATTATCCTTTATGGCGTTTACAAAGGCCGCAGCTCGAAGAAAAACCTGGAAGGGTATTTCCTGAGCGACCGGCAGATGCCCTGGTGGGTAGTGCTGCTCAGCATCATGGGCACCCAGGCCAGCGCCGTTACCTTCCTTACTGCGCCCGGACAGGCTTACTCAGACGGGATGCGATTTGTACAGTATTATTTCGGTCTACCTATTGCCATGGTGATTGTGGCCATCGCTTTTGTGCCTGTGTTCAGGCGACTGAAAATATTCACTGCCTACGAATACCTTGAACAACGTTTCGATATCAAGACCCGCCTGCTCACCAGTTTCCTCTTCATGCTGAGCCGCGGATTGTCAACAGGCATCAGTATCCTGGCCCCTTCACTGGTTTTGCACAGTATGCTGGGATGGGATATCACCATCACCAATCTGGTGATGGGCGGCGTGCTGATGATCTATACTGCCAGCGGCGGCGCAAAAGCCGTCGGTTATACCCAACAGTTACAGTTCGTGATCATCTACATAGCGATGTTCCTCGCCGCCTGGTGGGCCATCAAGATGCTGCCCGAAGGTGTGGGCCTCACAGATGCCCTGCATATCGGCGGTAAATCCGGCAAGCTGAATGTGATCACTACCGGCGTTACGGAAGAAGGAAACTTCGACTGGAAGGACCGCTTCAATATCTGGAGCGGTATCATCGGCGGTCTGTTCCTGGCATTGAGCTATTTCGGAACGGACCAGAGCCAGGTGGGCCGTTATCTCACGGCACGCACAGAAGGGGAGAGCAAGCTCGGCCTGTTGATGAATGGACTGGTGAAAGTGCCCCTGCAATTCTTCATCCTCCTGATAGGTGTATTGGTTTTCTCTTTTTATCAATTCTATAAGGCGCCTGCATTTTTCAACCTGTCGCTGGAAGAGAAGGTGAAGAAAACTGAATACGCTCCTGAATACAACAGCGCGGTGGCGAAGTATGATGTGTTGCAGGAAGAAAAGAAACAGACCACTATTGCGCTCACCAAAGCATTGCATAACGAAGATCAGCAAACGATAGATGCGCTGCGCGAGAAGATACAAGTGCAGGACAAAGCCACGCATCAGTTCCGTAAAGAGATAGAAGGATTGGTAAAGAAAGCCGTTCCCGGCGCAGACAGTAACGATACCAATTATGTATTTGTCCGGTTTGTGGGCGATTTCTTTCCGGATGGACTGGTGGGTCTGATCATCGCCATTATTTTCCTCGCTGCCTGGGGTAGTGTGGCGGCGGCGCTGAATTCTCTGGCCTCCTGCACCATGGTGGATTTTCACAAACGTTTATCCAAAAAAGAGCTCAGTCCTGAAAAGGAATACAAGTGGAGCCGTTACTATACTTTGTTATGGGGCATCTTCTGTATCATCGTTGCGCAGTTTGCGTACAATCTGGGCAATAGCCTGATCGAAGCGGTGAATATCCTGGGCTCCTGGTTCTATGGAGCCATCCTCGGTATTTTCCTCGTGGCATTCTACCTCAAACATGTGAAAGGGCACGCGGTGTTCATTGCGGCATTACTCACCGAGGTGATCGTGATCAGCATTTACAATATGGATCTGTTCTCCTGGCTCTGGTTGAATGTGATCGGTGCGGCACTGGTGGTAATATTGAGTCTG